The window TTACCAGAAACCAGATGTTTGATATGGCGCTTCAGGGACATTAAGCCGACGAGTCCGTTAGGAAGCAGGGCGACGAAAAAGATCATCGTCAGTCCAAGTGTCAGTTGCCAGCGTGCCGCAAGACTGCCCAGCAAGGCTTCGGATGAATAGAATTCTTTCAGCAACACAAATGCAATGGCGCCGATCACCGCACCGCGCAATGAGCCGATTCCGCCGAGGATGATCATGAGCAGCACCGCTCCCGATTCGTGCCATGACAGCATTTCCGGAGTAACGCCACCGTTTTTTGATGCCATCAAAATGCCTGCGACGCCGGCCAGCATGCCGGCCAGTACAAAAGCGGCAAGCTTGTACCAGTAAGTCTCGAAGCCGGCTGCACGCATGCGCTGTTCGTTGACCCGTATGCCGGCCAGCGCATGCCCGAAGCGCGAACGCTGCACCAGGCTTAGGATGCCATAGGTACAGAAGAGGGCGACAAGGGCGAAGAAATACATGTGACGCCCGTTGTCGAGATCGACCAGCGTCACTGAGCCAAAGCTGAGCGCGGGACGTAGCGCCAGGTACATGCCGTCGCTGCCCCGTCCGAGCGGCGTATCGTGGAATACGTAATACGCCATTTGCGCAAACGCCAGAGTGACCATGATGAAGTACACGCCCTTGGTCCGCAGACTCAGGGCGCCAACAACGAGTGCATAGGCACCGGTCACCGCAAGGGCGAGGGTTACGATGAATAGCAGCGACCCTGCCTCCGCATCCGGCGAGGCGAGCGCGGTGACATAGGCAGCAATACCAAAAAACGCGGCATGACCGAGACTGACCAGACCGGTGGTCCCGACCAGCAACTGAAGGCTGAGCGCGAAAATGGCATAGATCATTATTTTCAGCGCCAGGTCCTGCAGATAGGATGACAGCACCATGGGTAACATCGCGAGCGCACCTGCGACGAGGAGGGGCATGATCCAGCCCGCGGTGGACCGGGATTGAGGCATTGCGGCGCCTGCCGGGAGAATTGAGGTCAACATGCTTAATATCCTTTGCTCTTCAGACCTTCGGGACGCCAGATCAGGATGAGCGCCATGAGAACATAAATGCCGATTCCGCTTAGCTGTGCGAAAAACACTTTACCGAAGGTGTCAACAAATCCAACCAGAAGCGATGCAATCAATGCACCGGAAATCGAACCGATTCCTCCGATCACCACCACGACGAAACACACGATCAGAATATGGCCGCCCATGCCGGGGTAGACCGATGTCATCGGCGAGGCGATCATGCCGGCCAGCGCTGCGAGCGCCACGCCTGCGGCGAAGACAATCCGGTATAACAAGCGGATATTGATGCCGAGTCCGCGCACCATGTCTCTGTTGCTCGCGCCTGCGCGAATCATCATGCCCAGCCGTGTACGATTTACCACGCAGTACAAGGCGATGGCGACCACGATACAGGCGGCCGAAGCGAACAGGTTATAAACCGGGTAAGTCATCACCTCGCCCAGCGCCATGCCGCCGGTGAGCCACTCGGGCACTTTTACGCCGTGCACATCGTTGCCGATCAGGATGCTGCGCAGCTCCTCGAATACCAGTATCAGGGAGTAAGTCATCAGCACCTGCTGCAAGTGATCGCGCTGATACAGATAGCTGAAGAACGCCCATTCCAATACATAACCGAGAATCGCGGCGAGGGCGATGCCGGCCAACAGCTGAGCGATGAAATAGTCGCCGAAGATCGGAGCGAGCGAAAACGCCATGTAGGCGCCGATCATATAGAAGCTGCCGTGCGCCAGATTGATGACGCCCATGATCCCAAAGATCAGGGTAAGTCCACTGGCAACCAGAAACAGGAGCAGTCCATACTGGACAGCGTTCAGGCATTGAACGAGGAAGGTGGATAGATCCATGATGGCGGGTCGCTTGATAAAAATTGCGCGGTGCGTGCGCTGTCGGAATGCACCTGCGTAAAGATGCAGGATCGGATTAAGCCTGCCGGCCGAACGTTATGGGTTTCCCCTATCAGTGGGCGATTGCGATGGAAAAGCGGCAGCACGAGAACTGTCATCGAATGCCTTTGCCCGTGCGCCAGATATGCAAACCTTCGTTCGCTTGAAGGTTTGCATTCCATCATGCATCAGAAAAGCTTGCACCCACGCGCCGGATCAGCCAGACCCTTGATTGCGACGCCCTTGACCTCGTTCAGATTGCCTTTCACCTGGCGGATATAAATATCCTGCACCGGATTGTGTGCCGGGGACAACGTGAATTTTCCCCGGGGGCTGTCGATCGATGCGCTGCGCATCGCGAGCAGCATCTGGTCGCGCTTGCCGATGTCGCCGCCGACCGCCTTCACGCCGGTAGCCAGCAGTTGTGCAGCATCGTATCCCTGCACGGCATACACGTCCGCATTCGTTTTGTAGGCCTTCGCAAAGTTGAGGCGGAAGGTGTTGTCGCGCGGTGTATTCAGGTTATCCGCATAGTGCAAGGTCGTGAACAATCCCTGAGCCGATTCTCCTTGCGCCTCCAATGTTCCATCGGTCAGGAATCCCGGCCCGTAAAGTGGAATGGTTTTATGCAATCCTGCGGCGACATAATCCTTGACGAATTTGACCGCGCCGCCGCCAGCGAAGAACGCGTACACGGCGTCTGGCTTTTTCGAAGCAATCTCGGTCAGCAGCGCCTGATACTCCACATTCGGGAAAGGCAGTGTCAGGTTCTGCGCGACGGTGCCGCCGCCTTTTTCAAAGCCTTCCACGAACCCTTTCGCCGATTCCAGCCCTGCTGCATAGTTCCATGTGATGGTGATGGCTTTCTTGTGGCCGCGTTCGGCAGCTACCTTGCCCATGGCAAACGCAGGCTGCCAGTTCGTGAATGAAGTACGGAAGATGTTCTTGGCGCACATCGCACCGGTAATCAGGTCCGCGCCGGCATTGGGCACGATGAGCAGCGTGTTCGTCTCACGCGCGACTTTCGCCATCGTCGTCGCGACACCGGAATGCACCGTGCCTACCAGGACGTCGACCTGATCGCGCTTGACCAGTTTGTTGACGTTGTCCGTCGCTTTTGCCGGATCGGATTCGTCATCGACCTTGAAATACTGAATGTCACGACCTGCAAGCTTTCCTCCCTGCTCATTGATATAGAGCTTGAAGCCGTTCTCGATCATGTTGCCCAGGCTGGCAAAGGTGCCGGTCGCCGGCAGCATAAAACCAACCTTGATCGGATCCTTGGACTGCGCAATGCTTGCGCCCGAAGTAAAGATGCCTGCGACCGCGATGGCGAGGGCAGTAACAGCTGGTCTTGATGTGTATTTCACGGAGGTCTCCTTGGTGACGTATGGGTTCACGTTGAACTGGTAATAAATCGGGCGGCTTCTTGTGTGAGCGCTTCAGGTTGATCGCGACTTCAATATTTCATGATCAGATGATTTGCTTTAGTCCTGGAGTGCGCGCAGCTTAAAGCGCTGGATCTTGCCGGTAGCGGTCTTCGGCAAGTCACTGACGAACAGGATTTCGCGCGGATACTTGTGCGGCGCCAGTCTTCCTTTGACAAAGGCCTTGAGCTCGTCCTCGAGTTCCCGGGCCGCAGTGCGAGACTCGGCCAGCACGACGTATGCGGTGGTCTTCACCAGACCTTCAGAATCCGTTTTGCCGATGACTGCGCATTCCAGCACCGCCGGATGGCCCATGAGCGCGCTTTCAACTTCGATGGGCGAGACATACTGTCCGCTTACCTTCAGCATGTCATCGTTTCGTCCTGCATAAGAGTAATAGCCGTCGGTATCGGCGCAGTATTTATCGCCGCTTTTCAGCCAGTCTCCCAGGAATGTGGCACGGCTCTTTTCCCGATTCGCCCAGTAGAGCAGGGCTGCGCTGGGGCCACGGATATAAAGGTCGCCTATCTCGCCAGGCGCGACTGGCTGTCCGTTCTCATCCCGCAGTTCGATGTCGTAACCGGGCACCGGCTGGCCCGACGTGCCGTAGCGGACGCCGCCATTGCGA is drawn from Noviherbaspirillum saxi and contains these coding sequences:
- a CDS encoding branched-chain amino acid ABC transporter permease, which codes for MLTSILPAGAAMPQSRSTAGWIMPLLVAGALAMLPMVLSSYLQDLALKIMIYAIFALSLQLLVGTTGLVSLGHAAFFGIAAYVTALASPDAEAGSLLFIVTLALAVTGAYALVVGALSLRTKGVYFIMVTLAFAQMAYYVFHDTPLGRGSDGMYLALRPALSFGSVTLVDLDNGRHMYFFALVALFCTYGILSLVQRSRFGHALAGIRVNEQRMRAAGFETYWYKLAAFVLAGMLAGVAGILMASKNGGVTPEMLSWHESGAVLLMIILGGIGSLRGAVIGAIAFVLLKEFYSSEALLGSLAARWQLTLGLTMIFFVALLPNGLVGLMSLKRHIKHLVSGNTAALSSGKGAGK
- a CDS encoding branched-chain amino acid ABC transporter permease, with the protein product MDLSTFLVQCLNAVQYGLLLFLVASGLTLIFGIMGVINLAHGSFYMIGAYMAFSLAPIFGDYFIAQLLAGIALAAILGYVLEWAFFSYLYQRDHLQQVLMTYSLILVFEELRSILIGNDVHGVKVPEWLTGGMALGEVMTYPVYNLFASAACIVVAIALYCVVNRTRLGMMIRAGASNRDMVRGLGINIRLLYRIVFAAGVALAALAGMIASPMTSVYPGMGGHILIVCFVVVVIGGIGSISGALIASLLVGFVDTFGKVFFAQLSGIGIYVLMALILIWRPEGLKSKGY
- a CDS encoding ABC transporter substrate-binding protein; amino-acid sequence: MKYTSRPAVTALAIAVAGIFTSGASIAQSKDPIKVGFMLPATGTFASLGNMIENGFKLYINEQGGKLAGRDIQYFKVDDESDPAKATDNVNKLVKRDQVDVLVGTVHSGVATTMAKVARETNTLLIVPNAGADLITGAMCAKNIFRTSFTNWQPAFAMGKVAAERGHKKAITITWNYAAGLESAKGFVEGFEKGGGTVAQNLTLPFPNVEYQALLTEIASKKPDAVYAFFAGGGAVKFVKDYVAAGLHKTIPLYGPGFLTDGTLEAQGESAQGLFTTLHYADNLNTPRDNTFRLNFAKAYKTNADVYAVQGYDAAQLLATGVKAVGGDIGKRDQMLLAMRSASIDSPRGKFTLSPAHNPVQDIYIRQVKGNLNEVKGVAIKGLADPARGCKLF